The Solanum lycopersicum chromosome 6, SLM_r2.1 genome has a window encoding:
- the LOC101263820 gene encoding organelle RRM domain-containing protein 6, chloroplastic isoform X2, translated as MALFCSLCNNSLISPSPSFTSSAVRHVSAFKPQFLSLPIFSFKQSYLTDLSQKKSHFPKCSDSSVVQQNDDDDSTTIIFLKGLAKSTPEGRLKVVFSQFGNVNRVKIVTDKKSKESLGFAYIWFPDNESAQSAIREMNGKFLDGRFIQVQMAKPGSCKPNVKSMPYKF; from the exons ATGGCTCTGTTTTGCTCACTCTGTAATAATTCCTtaatttcaccttctccatcgttTACATCATCTGCAGTTCGACATGTATCGGCTTTCAAACCCCAATTTTTATCTCTaccaatttttagttttaagcAGAGTTATTTAACTGACCTATCTCAGAAGAAATCTCACTTCCCCAAGTGCTCGGATTCATCAGTTGTGCAacaaaatgatgatgatgattctaCTACAATTATATTCCTCAAAG GACTAGCAAAGTCAACACCCGAGGGAAGATTGAAGGTGGTCTTTTCACAATTTGGAAATGTCAACCGAG TCAAGATCGTAACTGACAAGAAAAGTAAGGAATCTTTGGGGTTTGCATATATCTGGTTTCCCGATAATGAATCTGCCCAATCTGCTATCCGAGAGATGAATGGAAAG TTCTTAGATGGCAGATTTATACAGGTTCAGATGGCAAAGCCTGGATCTTGCAAGCCAAACGTCAAGTCAATGCCTTACAAGTTCTAG
- the LOC101263820 gene encoding uncharacterized protein isoform X1, with protein sequence MALFCSLCNNSLISPSPSFTSSAVRHVSAFKPQFLSLPIFSFKQSYLTDLSQKKSHFPKCSDSSVVQQNDDDDSTTIIFLKGLAKSTPEGRLKVVFSQFGNVNRVKIVTDKKSKESLGFAYIWFPDNESAQSAIREMNGKMADLYRFRWQSLDLASQTSSQCLTSSSEP encoded by the exons ATGGCTCTGTTTTGCTCACTCTGTAATAATTCCTtaatttcaccttctccatcgttTACATCATCTGCAGTTCGACATGTATCGGCTTTCAAACCCCAATTTTTATCTCTaccaatttttagttttaagcAGAGTTATTTAACTGACCTATCTCAGAAGAAATCTCACTTCCCCAAGTGCTCGGATTCATCAGTTGTGCAacaaaatgatgatgatgattctaCTACAATTATATTCCTCAAAG GACTAGCAAAGTCAACACCCGAGGGAAGATTGAAGGTGGTCTTTTCACAATTTGGAAATGTCAACCGAG TCAAGATCGTAACTGACAAGAAAAGTAAGGAATCTTTGGGGTTTGCATATATCTGGTTTCCCGATAATGAATCTGCCCAATCTGCTATCCGAGAGATGAATGGAAAG ATGGCAGATTTATACAGGTTCAGATGGCAAAGCCTGGATCTTGCAAGCCAAACGTCAAGTCAATGCCTTACAAGTTCTAGTGAACCCTGA